In a single window of the Bacillus mycoides genome:
- the ctaD gene encoding cytochrome c oxidase subunit I translates to MGAVIWDYLTTVDHKKIAILYLIAGGLFFVIGGIEALFIRLQLAIPNNAFLVGDAYNQVLTMHGTTMIFLAAMPLVFAFMNAAVPLQIGARDVAFPFLNSLGFWLFFFGGLFLNLSWFLGGAPDAGWTSYASLALASKGHGVDFYVLGLQISGIGTLIGGINFLVTIINMRAPGMTYMRMPMFTWTTFVTSSLILFAFPPLTVGLGLLMLDRLFGTSFFNPALGGNTIIWEHLFWIFGHPEVYILILPAFGIFSEIFATFSKKRLFGYSSMVFATVLIGFLGFMVWAHHMFTVGLGPVANAIFSVATMAIAVPTGIKIFNWLFTMWGGSIRFTTPMMWAVAFIPSFVMGGVTGVMLASAPADYQFHDNYFVVAHFHYVIVGGVVFGLLAGAHYYWPLMFNKVLNETLGKITFWLFFIGFHLTFFIQHFLGLIGMPRRYYTYLEGQGLEMGNMISSIGAVFMALGTIVLLFNVIKTTVSKEKAGRDPWDGRTLEWTMPAPTPEYNFKQLPFVRGLDPFWIEKREGNKEMTAAEPVGDIHMPNASFSPFIISLGLFIAAFGAMYMQGGKDKFWLLVAIIGLIITFGTMFLRSVIDDHGYHIHKEDLDDKGGKA, encoded by the coding sequence ATGGGTGCTGTCATATGGGATTATTTAACGACAGTAGACCATAAAAAGATTGCCATTCTCTATTTAATTGCAGGTGGATTGTTTTTTGTAATAGGTGGAATAGAAGCACTATTTATTCGCCTGCAGTTAGCGATTCCTAACAATGCTTTTCTTGTTGGGGATGCTTATAATCAAGTATTAACGATGCACGGTACAACAATGATTTTCCTCGCAGCTATGCCACTCGTGTTTGCATTTATGAACGCCGCTGTACCACTTCAAATTGGAGCACGTGATGTGGCGTTCCCGTTTTTGAATTCGCTCGGATTTTGGTTATTTTTCTTTGGTGGATTATTTTTAAATTTAAGTTGGTTTTTAGGAGGAGCGCCTGATGCAGGGTGGACATCGTATGCATCTTTAGCTTTAGCCTCTAAAGGACATGGTGTTGATTTTTATGTACTCGGCTTGCAAATATCAGGTATTGGTACATTAATTGGAGGTATTAACTTCCTTGTTACAATTATTAATATGCGCGCGCCAGGGATGACGTACATGCGCATGCCGATGTTTACATGGACAACATTTGTAACATCTTCACTTATTTTATTTGCATTTCCACCATTAACTGTAGGATTAGGACTTTTAATGTTAGATCGTTTATTTGGCACAAGTTTCTTTAATCCGGCACTAGGTGGGAACACGATTATATGGGAGCATTTATTCTGGATCTTCGGTCATCCGGAAGTATACATTCTTATACTCCCAGCTTTCGGAATATTCTCAGAAATCTTCGCCACATTTTCGAAAAAACGATTATTCGGTTATTCCTCTATGGTGTTCGCGACAGTATTAATAGGGTTTTTAGGATTTATGGTATGGGCGCATCATATGTTTACTGTTGGTCTTGGGCCTGTTGCAAATGCTATCTTCTCGGTTGCAACAATGGCGATTGCAGTTCCAACGGGTATTAAAATATTTAACTGGCTCTTTACAATGTGGGGTGGAAGTATTAGGTTTACAACACCAATGATGTGGGCGGTAGCTTTTATTCCATCCTTCGTTATGGGTGGAGTTACAGGTGTTATGCTTGCTTCTGCACCAGCTGATTATCAGTTTCATGATAATTATTTCGTAGTAGCACACTTTCATTATGTAATTGTTGGTGGTGTTGTATTTGGTTTACTTGCAGGTGCGCATTATTATTGGCCACTTATGTTTAATAAAGTATTAAATGAAACATTAGGTAAGATAACATTTTGGTTATTCTTTATCGGTTTCCATTTAACATTCTTTATTCAGCATTTCCTTGGATTGATTGGTATGCCACGTCGTTACTACACATATCTTGAGGGCCAAGGGTTGGAAATGGGGAATATGATTAGTTCTATCGGAGCTGTGTTTATGGCTCTTGGAACGATTGTTCTTTTATTCAATGTAATAAAAACAACGGTATCAAAAGAGAAGGCTGGCCGTGATCCATGGGATGGACGTACATTAGAATGGACAATGCCAGCACCTACACCGGAATACAATTTTAAACAATTGCCATTTGTTCGCGGGTTAGATCCGTTTTGGATTGAAAAACGTGAAGGTAATAAAGAGATGACAGCAGCGGAACCAGTTGGTGATATTCATATGCCAAATGCTTCATTTTCACCATTTATCATTTCTCTAGGCTTATTCATAGCAGCATTCGGTGCGATGTATATGCAGGGTGGCAAAGATAAATTTTGGTTATTAGTAGCGATTATCGGTTTAATCATTACGTTTGGTACAATGTTCCTTCGTTCAGTAATTGATGATCATGGATATCATATTCATAAGGAAGATTTAGATGATAAGGGGGGCAAGGCGTAA
- the cyoE gene encoding heme o synthase: MNHATSELHDESAVSIVPETTRLQDLSALVKMGIVNSNTLTVFTGFWLALHFNGLSVMDNLDKLFFTIVGSALIMAGVCCLNNYIDRDIDPLMERTKNRPTVTGKYKPGFALAFGLVILLLGFAFLLLTTPMAVLISFIGAFTYVVLYTLWTKRKYTLNTVVGSISGAVPPLIGWAAIDPSLNHPIAWMLFLIMFIWQIPHFLALAMKRVDEYRNAGIPMLPVVQGFDITKRQIMIWTVCLLPLPFYMSGLGITFMVIATLLNIGWIALGLYGFRQQDDIKWSVKMFVYSLNYLTILFVSMIVVTFF, from the coding sequence ATGAACCATGCAACAAGTGAGCTGCATGATGAGTCAGCTGTTTCAATTGTACCGGAAACAACTCGGTTACAAGATTTATCAGCGCTCGTTAAAATGGGGATTGTAAACTCAAATACACTTACTGTATTTACAGGATTTTGGTTGGCTTTACATTTTAATGGATTGAGTGTTATGGACAATCTAGATAAGTTATTTTTCACAATCGTTGGTTCGGCATTAATTATGGCAGGGGTATGTTGTTTAAATAACTACATTGACCGAGATATCGATCCATTAATGGAAAGAACAAAAAACCGTCCAACGGTAACAGGTAAATATAAACCTGGCTTTGCACTTGCATTTGGACTTGTAATTTTACTTCTTGGCTTTGCATTTTTATTACTTACTACACCGATGGCAGTGTTAATCTCATTTATTGGTGCCTTCACATATGTTGTTTTATATACGTTATGGACGAAGAGAAAATATACGTTAAATACTGTTGTAGGTAGTATATCAGGAGCAGTTCCACCTTTAATTGGATGGGCGGCAATTGATCCGTCTTTAAATCATCCAATTGCTTGGATGTTATTTTTAATTATGTTTATTTGGCAAATCCCACATTTCCTCGCATTAGCGATGAAGCGTGTTGATGAATATCGAAATGCAGGAATCCCAATGCTTCCTGTTGTACAGGGATTTGATATTACGAAACGTCAGATTATGATTTGGACAGTATGTTTATTACCACTACCATTTTATATGAGTGGACTTGGAATAACATTCATGGTAATTGCAACATTGCTTAACATCGGATGGATCGCATTAGGGCTTTATGGCTTCCGTCAGCAAGATGACATCAAGTGGTCCGTAAAAATGTTTGTTTATTCCCTGAATTACTTAACAATCTTATTTGTGTCAATGATTGTAGTTACATTCTTCTAA
- the ctaF gene encoding cytochrome c oxidase subunit IVB — protein sequence MAVKQTNNPKVDLVYRKRKSAEEMKHQVVTFSLMIFLTLVAFAAVAYPKTFSPIFSVPFILLLAVIQVIFQLYYFMHMSHKGHEAASFFLYSGLLIGLLTILAFMTIVWI from the coding sequence ATGGCGGTTAAGCAAACGAATAATCCTAAGGTGGATCTTGTTTATCGGAAGAGAAAAAGTGCAGAGGAAATGAAGCACCAAGTTGTTACATTTTCACTAATGATTTTTTTAACATTAGTTGCATTTGCAGCGGTGGCATATCCGAAAACATTTAGCCCGATTTTTTCGGTTCCATTTATATTATTGTTAGCAGTCATTCAAGTTATATTTCAGTTATATTATTTCATGCATATGAGTCATAAAGGGCATGAAGCGGCGAGTTTCTTCTTGTACTCTGGATTGTTAATTGGTTTATTAACAATATTAGCCTTTATGACAATTGTGTGGATTTAA
- the coxB gene encoding cytochrome c oxidase subunit II has protein sequence MKKQWRLLSFVSLLALLLGGCGKAFQSTLIPQGEVAKMQYDLLLLASAIMVGVVLVVTIIFLYVIVRFRQKKGEEDYIPEQVEGNHKLEIIWTVIPIILLLILAVPTVTYTFKLADVSAMEKKNIDKDTIVVDVTANLYWWEFSYKSEKIVTSQDLVIPTGKKVYLNLKGADIKHSFWVPSLAGKMDTNTDNVNKMWLKADKSGTYNGFCTEFCGPSHSLMQFKVKALDESEYKKWLADMKKIDGKKEVASTKAQEGQEIFNKSCIGCHAVGSNDSRPPSARIAPNLANFADRDMVAGIAENNEENLKKWLKDPENMKPGNKMTGKYGNLTDDQINALNAYLQTLKIEK, from the coding sequence ATGAAGAAACAGTGGCGACTGCTTTCGTTCGTTTCACTGCTGGCTTTACTGTTAGGGGGATGCGGTAAAGCTTTTCAGTCTACTTTAATTCCGCAAGGGGAAGTAGCAAAAATGCAATATGATTTGCTCTTACTAGCGAGTGCAATCATGGTAGGAGTAGTACTTGTAGTTACTATTATTTTCTTATATGTAATTGTGCGTTTCCGACAAAAAAAGGGTGAGGAAGATTATATTCCAGAGCAAGTTGAAGGAAATCACAAACTAGAAATTATATGGACAGTCATTCCGATTATTCTTTTGTTAATCTTGGCTGTTCCGACTGTTACATATACATTCAAGCTTGCTGATGTAAGTGCGATGGAGAAAAAGAATATTGATAAAGATACTATCGTTGTTGATGTAACAGCGAATCTTTATTGGTGGGAATTTTCTTATAAATCAGAAAAAATAGTAACTTCTCAAGATTTAGTTATCCCCACAGGTAAGAAAGTGTATTTGAATTTGAAGGGTGCCGATATTAAACATTCGTTTTGGGTTCCATCTTTAGCTGGGAAAATGGATACAAATACAGATAATGTAAACAAAATGTGGTTAAAGGCAGATAAATCGGGCACTTATAATGGTTTTTGTACAGAATTTTGTGGCCCATCACATTCTTTAATGCAGTTCAAAGTGAAAGCTCTGGATGAAAGCGAGTACAAAAAGTGGCTTGCTGACATGAAGAAGATTGATGGAAAAAAAGAAGTAGCTTCTACAAAGGCGCAAGAGGGTCAAGAAATATTTAATAAAAGCTGTATTGGTTGTCATGCAGTTGGATCAAATGATAGTAGACCACCTTCTGCTCGTATCGCACCGAACTTAGCAAACTTCGCAGATCGCGATATGGTTGCTGGTATTGCCGAAAATAATGAAGAGAACTTAAAAAAATGGCTCAAAGATCCTGAAAATATGAAACCAGGTAATAAAATGACTGGTAAATATGGCAACTTAACGGATGATCAAATTAATGCATTAAATGCATATTTACAAACGTTAAAGATTGAAAAATAA
- the ctaE gene encoding cytochrome c oxidase subunit III, producing MHVDEKLTNETFPAEPEKATLEGKNKFVGFWLFLGGETVLFASLFGTYLALKNSTNGGPTSQEMFQMPLVFIMTMLLLTSSLTSVYAMYHMKNFNFKKMQLWLLVTVLLGLGFLGFEIYEFYHYTHEFKHTMRSSAFGSAFYALVGTHGLHVLFGLCWILTLIFRNAKRGLNLYNAPKFYVASIYWHFIDVVWVFIFTVVYLMGMVG from the coding sequence ATGCATGTAGATGAGAAATTAACGAATGAAACATTTCCAGCAGAGCCTGAAAAAGCAACCCTTGAGGGGAAAAATAAGTTTGTTGGTTTTTGGTTATTTCTTGGAGGCGAAACAGTGTTGTTCGCTTCCTTATTTGGCACATATTTAGCGTTAAAGAACTCTACAAATGGTGGACCAACATCTCAAGAGATGTTTCAAATGCCACTCGTTTTCATTATGACGATGCTTTTGTTAACAAGTAGTTTAACGAGTGTATACGCAATGTATCATATGAAAAATTTTAACTTTAAGAAAATGCAACTTTGGTTACTTGTAACAGTGTTGCTTGGCTTAGGATTTTTGGGGTTTGAAATATATGAGTTTTATCATTATACGCATGAATTTAAGCATACTATGAGAAGTAGTGCATTTGGTTCTGCATTTTATGCTCTTGTTGGTACACACGGGCTCCACGTGTTGTTTGGGTTATGTTGGATTTTAACATTAATCTTTAGAAACGCGAAGAGAGGCTTAAATTTATACAACGCACCAAAGTTTTATGTTGCATCAATTTATTGGCACTTTATTGACGTAGTTTGGGTGTTTATTTTCACTGTAGTATATTTGATGGGAATGGTGGGATAA